The Lactuca sativa cultivar Salinas chromosome 2, Lsat_Salinas_v11, whole genome shotgun sequence genome includes a window with the following:
- the LOC111883462 gene encoding pentatricopeptide repeat-containing protein At1g56690, mitochondrial yields the protein MIQMRFLLIHCRTYCSNAVISENLHIARYGRLGQIHNARQVFDGLREKNIVSWNSMVACYFQNNQPNEARNLFEQMPERSTVSWNGLISGYVKNRMVNEAREVFDKMPHRNVISWTAMIRGYVQEGLVSEAETLFLKMPERNVVSYTVMFGGLIQDNQIDKARELFNTMPVKDVVAWTSMVGGYCQTGRLAEARQLFDEMPEKNVFSWTTMISGYVQNNHVDVARKLFEVMPIKNEVSWTAMLNGYTQSGRMNEAMELFNAMPYKSVVSCNAMILGFSQNGDVDKARNIFNQTIEKDNATWSTMIKTYERHGFELEALRLFTSMQTQGVKPNFPSLISILSVCSNLANLDHGRQIHSQLVKNLCDTDVHVNSVLITMYVKCGNLVKAKIVFDKSPNKDIVMWNSMITGYSQHGLGEESLKLFDKLCSLSISPDDVTFIGVLSSCSYTGNINKGLEIFNSMKLKYSIDPKTEHYACMVDLLGRNGKLDEAMSLIKNMPMDPDAIIWGSLMGSCRIHMNLEMAEIAAKKVIELEPTNSGPYILLSNIYASKKKWCEVADVRKRMRLEKVKKSPGCSWIVIGKEVHMFRGGESENSSHVEYDLIIQMLEYLMGLIREAGYCPDGRFVLHDVDEEEKVHSLGYHSEKLAVAYGVLKVPKGIVIRVMKNLRVCGDCHSAIKLISKVVNREIVLRDANRFHHFKDGVCSCRDYW from the coding sequence ATGATCCAAATGCGTTTTCTATTAATTCACTGCCGAACATATTGCTCAAATGCTGTGATTTCAGAGAATCTTCATATTGCACGGTATGGCCGCCTTGGCCAAATTCACAATGCTCGCCAAGTATTCGATGGTTTACGGGAAAAAAACATCGTGTCTTGGAACTCCATGGTTGCATGTTATTTCCAAAACAACCAACCCAATGAAGCCCGGAACCTGTTCGAACAAATGCCTGAAAGAAGCACTGTTTCTTGGAACGGTTTGATTTCTGGGTATGTGAAGAACAGGATGGTAAACGAAGCCCGAGAAGTGTTCGACAAAATGCCTCACAGAAACGTTATTTCCTGGACTGCAATGATTAGAGGCTATGTACAAGAAGGTTTAGTTTCTGAAGCAGAAACACTTTTCTTAAAGATGCCCGAAAGGAACGTCGTGTCTTACACAGTGATGTTCGGTGGCCTTATTCAAGATAACCAAATCGACAAAGCTCGTGAGCTTTTCAACACCATGCCAGTGAAAGACGTGGTTGCTTGGACAAGCATGGTTGGTGGGTATTGTCAAACAGGTCGTTTAGCTGAAGCACGccaactgttcgatgaaatgcctgaaAAAAACGTATTCTCTTGGACCACAATGATTTCAGGGTATGTCCAAAACAACCATGTAGATGTTGCTAGAAAACTCTTTGAAGTAATGCCCATCAAAAACGAGGTCTCATGGACTGCAATGCTAAATGGCTACACCCAGTCTGGAAGGATGAACGAAGCCATGGAGCTTTTCAATGCCATGCCTTACAAATCTGTAGTTTCATGTAACGCCATGATATTAGGGTTTAGCCAAAATGGGGATGTAGATAAAGCAAGAAACATATTCAATCAAACAATAGAAAAGGATAATGCAACATGGAGTACAATGATAAAGACTTATGAAAGACACGGGTTTGAATTAGAAGCATTAAGATTATTCACATCAATGCAAACCCAAGGAGTTAAACCAAATTTCCCTTCTTTGATTAGCATCCTTTCTGTTTGTTCTAATCTTGCGAATCTTGATCATGGTAGACAAATTCATTCTCAATTGGTTAAAAATTTGTGTGACACGGATGTACATGTTAACTCAGTATTGATCACAATGTATGTAAAATGTGGAAATCTTGTAAAGGCCAAGATTGTATTCGATAAATCTCCCAACAAAGACATTGTGATGTGGAATTCCATGATTACAGGGTATTCACAACATGGATTAGGAGAAGAAAGTTTGAAACTTTTTGATAAATTATGTTCTTTAAGCATATCACCAGATGATGTTACTTTCATAGGAGTTCTTTCCTCTTGTAGTTACACTGGAAATATCAACAAGGGTCTTGAAATATTTAACTCCATGAAATTAAAATATTCAATCGACCCAAAAACCGAACACTATGCATGCATGGTGGATTTACTTGGAAGAAATGGGAAGTTAGATGAAGCAATGAGCTTAATCAAGAACATGCCTATGGACCCTGATGCTATCATATGGGGTTCTTTAATGGGTTCTTGTCGAATTCATATGAATCTTGAAATGGCTGAAATTGCAGCTAAGAAAGTTATAGAGCTTGAGCCTACAAACTCGGGTCCTTATATCTTGTTATCAAACATATACGCTTCAAAGAAAAAATGGTGTGAAGTTGCGGATGTTAGAAAAAGGATGAGATTAGAGAAGGTGAAGAAATCGCCTGGTTGTTCATGGATAGTTATAGGGAAAGAAGTTCATATGTTTAGAGGGGGTGAAAGTGAAAATAGTAGTCATGTTGAGTATGATTTGATTATACAAATGTTGGAGTATTTAATGGGGTTGATAAGAGAAGCTGGATATTGTCCTGATGGGAGATTTGTATTGCATGATGTTGATGAAGAAGAGAAGGTGCATAGTTTGGGGTATCATAGTGAGAAACTTGCTGTTGCTTATGGGGTTTTGAAGGTGCCAAAAGGGATAGTGATTAGGGTTATGAAGAATCTTAGGGTTTGTGGAGATTGTCATTCTGCTATTAAGTTGATATCGAAAGTTGTGAATAGGGAGATTGTGTTAAGAGATGCAAATAGGTTTCATCATTTCAAAGATGGGGTTTGTTCTTGTAGGGATTATTGGTGA